The DNA window TAAACCAATGACCTGTTGTGTTGGCTGCTGAGCAGTAGAGGTGTAAAGATACGTCAATCTGGGTCAATTTACTGATTCATtgatcaacaatccaatattagcaatgcaaagtgaaaacatctaAAAATATCGTTCTGAATTTCTCAAGTcatatcatggcagactttgtgatatcagtaAACATCATATCGTAGTCCAAAGAATTGATATAATATCGTGTcatgatgaaacttgtgatttacaacCCTACTGAGCAGCTCTGGAAAATGACTTTATCCTGTAACTTCTGTGTTCCTAAAGACTTGTTTTCTCATACATCCTGCAGAATAATCAACGCAGACTTCAGCACAGCTACAGTTCTGATCTCTTTCGGAGCCGTTCTGGGTAAAACCAGCCCTGTGCAGCTCCTCATCATGACTATACTGGAGATCACCCTCTTCTCCGTCAATGAACATCTGGTGGGGATAGTCTTCAAAGTAAGTACACAGTGACTTGTGACTGTGTTGACGAGACAACATTGATGAACTGCATTGTGACCTGGAACATTCACTGAGTAAACTGgattatattaaactgtgtcACCTTTTCTCTCACAGGCTACTGACATCGGAGCATCCATGATCATCCACGCTTACGGAGCCTACTTCGGCCTGGCAGTGGCTCGAGTGCTTTACAGGCCAGGTTTAAGGAACGGGCATGAGAACGACGGATCTGTTTATCACTCGGATCTGTTTGCTATGATTGGTAAGAGCCGGTTACActtaaaaataatgtaatgtattagTCATCTGTTTACAgcagtgatgtgttttatttggcTGTGACTCTTCACTCACTGGTTCTTCAATGGCCTCCTGCACATGTACTACTTATGCCACCTAGTGGACACAAATAACAGTGCTGATGTTCAGTGATACTGACCTCAGCTGTGTACCAATCCAGATCAAGGAAAATTATGATGAATCCTTAAAACCTGTAAGTTTCTAATATGCAGTGTGACTTGACATGAATGAGATTTTCAAGATGAATCGAtacaaatgctgttttttttaatcaccctGTTCTACAGGAACTGTCTTTCTGTGGATGTTCTGGCCCAGTTTTAACTCTGCCATCGCTGACCCGGGCTTCCCTCAGCTCACAGCAGTGATCAACACCTACCTCTCCCTGGCTGCCTGTGTGCTATCTGCCTATGCCACCTCCAGCCTTGTGGAGCACAAAGGAAAACTGGACATGGTCAGATAACTTTAATATCCACAATAACACTAATTCAAGAGCTTTAAATAAATATCACTTATAGTATATTGGCTTTTATATCTTTGTTAACAACAGGTGCACATTCAGAATGCCACCCTGGCTGGTGGCGTTGCTGTGGGATCATGTGCTGACATGGCCATTGGGCCGTTTGGGGCAATGCTGATTGGATTTGTGGCTGGCATCATCTCTACCCTGGGCTTCAAGTTCCTTTCTGTGAGTTGAAGTCAAAGCTCCGGTGCAGAATACAAATGGCTGATTTTAAGTTATCATCCTTTAAGAGGTGTCCATGTAAAGGATTACCCAAAAAACCTGCAACAATTTTACAATAAATTAATCGTTGAAGTACTGTGTAAgccaaaattgaaaaaaaaaaaaaaaatccctggtttcaacttctcaaatgtgaacattttatAGTTTTCTCACTCTTCAGTGATAGTAAATTTAATATAATTgacttttggactgttggttggacaaaacaagtcatttgaaaatgtcaccatGGCACTGTCTACAATTTGTTGACCTTTGTTAACTATTGAGTCAACTTatcaataataaatatattcatTAGCTGCAAAACTCTTgatgttaaacaaaaaaatgtctctgtcaGCCAAAAATGATCAATTTCTAGATTGAATCCTACATATTTTGGTAAAATTAAGGTTCAtgcccattttttttaaaatcaaaatgcaCATTTCACCTTTTAAAACACACTCCTTTGGTTGCAACAAGaggcctttttttctcttctgtagCCAATCCTCGCATCCAACCTGGGCATCCAAGATACCTGCGGTGTCCACAATCTGCACGGCATGCCTGGCATCCTGGGCGGGGTGGCGAGTATTGTAGCTGTGGGTCTGGGGAAAAAAGAGGGGTAAGGACCATTTTACTCACCACAAATCTTTCATACACACTacataataaatatatacacacacatgactATATTGTAgctttgaggtaattttatcTGTCGGTTAAATGTCAGCTCTTACATTCCTGTctctcctccgcctcctcttcAGATTTCGTGCTGCCATGCAAGCTGCTGCCTTGGCTTCATCCCTCGGGTTCGCTGTGATTGGAGGTGCTGTTACAGGTGGGTGGACATGAAAAATTACACCgtaaatgtaacataacagTTAAATTCCTGAGCACAAGGTTTGTCATGTACCAGAAAAAAGGTTCAGGGCCTTGTGATTTAACAAAAGGGCTGAGTGATCAAACAATTCATTCTCTTCTTCAAGGTTTAATAATGAAGTTGCCGTTCTTGGGCCAGCCTCCAGACCAGAACTGCTTTGACGACTCCATTTACTGGGAGGTAAGAAACCCCATTCCTCATAAATATTACCTCAAGTTGTCTGACTGCCAGACATCACAAGTGATAGATGCAGAGGCCAaatatttttaagattttaaattgGTGGTTTTGAGTAGAGATGCACGAAAAAATCGGGGAGTCATCAATATCTTTAAGGCTTTATAATGAAACATCGGCATCAACCGACATGAACATTTCTGTAGATATGATACAACTTTAATAATGCAACTTTAACACCATCCATGTCTGGTAAAGTAGGATAAATTCAACAGTTTTGTTCGAAAATGtttcatgaaaataataatggCGTGTTTTACCTGTAACCTAAGTCGAAGCAGATTTCTTCCTTTGCCCAGAGAGTGTATACATTATGAAAAGCATTGTACTTTATCGGCTGCAACGATTTCATGAgtagttgtcaactattaaatcaattgcaaactaatttgataatcaaCAAATCTGTTTGAGTCATTTTCTTACGGAAGAAAAAGTCACAATTTTCTGATTCCAGcacttttaaatgtgaatattttctggtttctttatgtcagtaaaatgaatatctttgggttgtggtcAAAACAATTTGAGGACATCTCTTAGGCGTTGGGAACCACTAATCAACATTTTCACCattatctgacattttatagatcaaacaacttatcaattaatctTGAAACTAATTGGCAGATTAATCGACAATGAAAAtgattgttagttgcagccctgtttATGTCTGCATCTGCcagtgggccatcacgataagagtaggCATAACAATATGTTCATTCCACTACAGGAGAGACTTGATGTTCTCTGTTAGTAGGTGGAAAAAATTTGTGCATAcattggccaaaatgagttGGAAAGCATCGGCACatcagatatcagcaaaaatccaacattgtgcatccctagttggGATCATATTAGATGAATGTTGTTCACCGTGTCATTACAATCAAAATTTTATCAGACAGGCTTCAGTTCTTCCTGTGTTAATTCCAACTCTCTAGTACTCTTTGTTTTACCCTGTGCTGGGAACTCCCATGTTTAGGTCTCTTTTATTAGGCTACACACAAATAATTTGGACTGCATGTTTTCCAGGTtcccgaggaggaggaggagaacgaGGAGAGCTTGGCTCACGCAGATCA is part of the Epinephelus fuscoguttatus linkage group LG11, E.fuscoguttatus.final_Chr_v1 genome and encodes:
- the rhag gene encoding ammonium transporter Rh type A, with translation MPAYATNMRFKFPIVALVLQLITIILFAVFVDYDDGKSSHGHDAHSNETHHAKPQPMSLYPMFQDVHVMIFIGFGFLMTFLKRYGFSSVGVNLLLAAFGLQWGLFTQGIWHLDDGKIKVSIFKIINADFSTATVLISFGAVLGKTSPVQLLIMTILEITLFSVNEHLVGIVFKATDIGASMIIHAYGAYFGLAVARVLYRPGLRNGHENDGSVYHSDLFAMIGTVFLWMFWPSFNSAIADPGFPQLTAVINTYLSLAACVLSAYATSSLVEHKGKLDMVHIQNATLAGGVAVGSCADMAIGPFGAMLIGFVAGIISTLGFKFLSPILASNLGIQDTCGVHNLHGMPGILGGVASIVAVGLGKKEGFRAAMQAAALASSLGFAVIGGAVTGLIMKLPFLGQPPDQNCFDDSIYWEVPEEEEENEESLAHADHSKNKAEV